A single region of the Photobacterium sanguinicancri genome encodes:
- a CDS encoding YfcC family protein, with amino-acid sequence MKKLKFPSAYTILMILTVLMAVLTWMIPAGQYQMEKNETLGRMVPLVGSYQTVEANPQGVIDVLMAPIQGFYDPSNYAARAVDVALFVLVIGGFLAVVTRTGAIDAGIAGTMKRLNGKEKWMIPILMGLFALGGTVYGMAEETIPFYALLIPVMIAAGYDSIVGVAIIMVGAGIGCLGSTINPFATVIASNAAEINFMEGVWLRVAILVIGWLACVFYVMRYADKVKRDPSQSLVAHQKEDNERHFLHSKEQEAPELTGTRKAVLAIFGATFAVMMWGVSVAGWWMAELSALFIGASIVAGLVGKLSETELTNSFVDGARDLLGVALIIAIARGLVVVMDNGNITHTILNYAEGLLGGLSQVAFVNAIYWVEAVLCLVVPSSSGLAVLSMPVLAPLADFAGVGRELVVTAFQSASGLPNLVTPTSGVVMGGLAIGRVAYSSWLRFIGPLLAFLTAMVMVLLSIGTVLS; translated from the coding sequence ATGAAAAAACTAAAATTTCCTTCTGCCTACACAATTTTAATGATCCTGACGGTTTTGATGGCGGTACTGACGTGGATGATCCCTGCGGGCCAATATCAAATGGAGAAGAATGAAACACTCGGTCGTATGGTGCCACTGGTTGGTTCATACCAAACTGTTGAAGCAAATCCTCAAGGTGTGATTGATGTATTGATGGCACCGATTCAAGGCTTTTACGATCCAAGTAACTATGCTGCTCGCGCAGTAGATGTGGCTTTATTCGTACTTGTTATTGGTGGCTTCCTTGCTGTAGTGACGCGTACCGGCGCGATTGATGCGGGTATTGCAGGTACAATGAAGCGCCTTAACGGTAAAGAAAAATGGATGATCCCCATCCTAATGGGGTTATTTGCACTTGGCGGTACTGTTTATGGCATGGCTGAAGAAACAATTCCATTCTATGCCTTGTTAATTCCCGTAATGATTGCGGCGGGCTACGATAGCATAGTGGGTGTTGCCATTATCATGGTCGGCGCAGGTATTGGTTGCTTGGGTTCAACCATTAATCCCTTTGCGACTGTGATTGCCTCAAACGCGGCTGAAATTAATTTCATGGAAGGTGTTTGGCTACGTGTAGCAATTTTAGTGATTGGTTGGCTTGCTTGTGTGTTCTACGTTATGCGCTATGCCGATAAAGTAAAACGCGATCCATCACAATCGCTTGTTGCGCATCAGAAAGAAGATAACGAACGTCATTTCTTACATAGCAAAGAACAAGAAGCCCCGGAACTGACAGGCACTCGTAAAGCCGTGTTAGCCATATTTGGCGCGACCTTTGCTGTCATGATGTGGGGTGTTTCTGTGGCAGGCTGGTGGATGGCAGAGCTTTCTGCATTGTTCATTGGTGCAAGTATTGTAGCTGGCTTAGTCGGTAAATTGTCTGAAACCGAACTGACCAATAGTTTTGTTGATGGTGCGCGTGATTTACTGGGCGTGGCGCTTATTATTGCCATAGCGCGCGGTCTGGTTGTGGTGATGGACAACGGTAACATCACGCATACCATTTTGAACTATGCCGAAGGTTTGCTAGGCGGTTTGAGCCAGGTGGCTTTTGTTAACGCTATTTACTGGGTTGAAGCGGTACTGTGTCTGGTCGTGCCATCATCTTCAGGTCTAGCTGTACTTTCAATGCCAGTATTAGCACCGCTAGCAGATTTTGCTGGAGTAGGGCGAGAGTTGGTAGTAACGGCATTCCAATCGGCTTCAGGTTTACCCAACTTGGTGACACCAACATCGGGTGTTGTGATGGGCGGGTTGGCCATTGGACGTGTCGCTTATTCGTCATGGCTACGTTTCATTGGACCATTGCTGGCGTTTTTAACTGCGATGGTAATGGTACTACTTAGCATTGGTACTGTATTAAGCTAA
- a CDS encoding DmsA/YnfE/YnfF family dimethyl sulfoxide reductase gives MTNKLKEILIPTLTRRGFIKSSSVIGGLAAVTSAITLPFKSSSVQASDKTPADEKVVWSACTVNCGSRCPLRMHVADGEIKWVDADNTGTDNYANKDVQVRACLRGRSMRRRVYNPDRLKYPMKRVGKRGEGKFKRISWDEAYNEITNSINSIKKDYGNEAFYLNYGTGTLGGTVTKSWPPGSTLIARLMNLTGGYLNHYGDYSTAQIAKGLSYTYGGWANGNSFSDTENSKLIVQFGNNPAETRMSGGGLIHHLIESKEKSNARMIMIDPRYNDTAAGREDQWIPIKPGTDAAFISAMAHVMIKEGLVDQPFLDKYCIGYDEKTLPASAPANSDYKSYILGLSEDGVEKTPEWAAPITGIPADIIIKTAREIGSTKPCAIYQGWGLQRTQNGEIASRAIAMLALLTGNLGIHGGGSGARESDYNIPFVRFPTLKNPIETSISMFLWTDAIVRGPEMTATRDGVRGKDKLDVPIKFIWNYAGNCLINQHSDINRTHDILQDEKACEMIVVIDNHMTSSAKYADIVLPDLTTSEQADFCMDGKAANMPYFIFADKAIEPQFESRGIYQICADLAERLGVGEAFTEGRDQEGWLRHLYAETLKLDPTLPDFETVRKQGIVKRSDPNGHYVAYQAFREDPINNPLNTPSGKVEIYSEALAEIAAEWELPEGDVIHPLPIYVSTSEGWDSPKRSEFPLQLTGFHYKARCHSTYGNVDILKQAAQQEMWINPMDADRRGIKNGDRIRIFNDRGEVRINAKVTPRMMPGVVALGEGAWYAPDGKKVDHNGSINVLTSQKPSPLAKGNPQHTNLVEVQLVKKA, from the coding sequence ATGACCAACAAATTAAAAGAAATACTCATTCCAACACTTACGCGGAGGGGGTTTATAAAGTCCTCATCTGTTATTGGTGGTTTAGCCGCTGTTACTAGCGCAATTACTTTGCCATTTAAATCAAGCAGTGTTCAAGCAAGTGACAAAACACCAGCTGACGAAAAAGTCGTCTGGAGTGCGTGTACCGTAAACTGTGGTAGCCGTTGTCCTTTGCGTATGCATGTTGCTGATGGCGAAATCAAGTGGGTCGATGCTGATAATACTGGTACCGATAATTACGCAAACAAAGATGTGCAAGTGCGTGCCTGTTTGCGTGGGCGTTCTATGCGCCGTCGTGTCTATAACCCTGACCGCCTAAAATACCCAATGAAGCGTGTAGGTAAGCGTGGTGAAGGTAAGTTTAAGCGCATCTCGTGGGATGAAGCCTACAACGAAATTACCAATAGCATTAACAGTATCAAAAAAGACTATGGTAATGAAGCGTTCTACCTGAACTACGGTACAGGTACGTTAGGCGGTACAGTGACCAAGTCATGGCCTCCTGGTTCAACCTTGATCGCCCGTTTGATGAACTTAACAGGTGGTTACTTAAACCACTACGGCGATTACTCGACAGCGCAAATCGCCAAAGGCCTAAGCTATACCTATGGTGGTTGGGCAAACGGTAACTCTTTCTCGGATACTGAAAACAGTAAACTGATCGTTCAATTTGGTAACAACCCGGCTGAGACGCGTATGTCTGGCGGTGGTTTGATTCACCACTTGATTGAAAGTAAAGAGAAATCTAACGCTAGAATGATCATGATTGACCCGCGCTACAATGACACAGCGGCAGGGCGCGAAGATCAGTGGATCCCAATTAAACCGGGTACCGATGCCGCATTCATTTCCGCAATGGCGCATGTAATGATCAAAGAAGGTTTGGTCGATCAGCCTTTCTTAGATAAATACTGTATTGGCTATGATGAAAAAACCTTACCAGCCTCTGCACCTGCAAACAGTGACTACAAATCTTACATTCTTGGCCTTAGCGAAGATGGAGTAGAAAAAACACCTGAGTGGGCCGCGCCTATTACGGGCATTCCTGCTGACATCATTATCAAAACCGCCCGCGAGATTGGTTCAACTAAGCCTTGTGCTATCTATCAAGGTTGGGGCTTACAGCGTACCCAAAATGGAGAAATTGCCTCTCGTGCTATTGCCATGTTGGCCTTACTAACAGGTAACTTAGGTATTCATGGTGGCGGCTCTGGTGCGCGTGAATCTGATTACAATATCCCATTTGTCCGTTTCCCAACCCTAAAAAACCCTATCGAAACCTCTATTTCTATGTTCCTTTGGACTGATGCGATTGTGCGTGGCCCAGAAATGACGGCGACACGCGATGGGGTACGCGGTAAAGATAAGCTTGATGTGCCAATCAAGTTTATTTGGAACTACGCGGGTAACTGCTTGATCAATCAGCACTCCGACATCAATCGCACCCACGACATTCTTCAAGATGAAAAAGCGTGTGAAATGATCGTCGTGATTGATAACCACATGACCTCTTCTGCTAAATATGCCGATATCGTACTGCCAGATTTAACTACGTCTGAGCAAGCTGACTTCTGCATGGATGGTAAAGCAGCCAACATGCCATATTTCATCTTTGCTGATAAAGCGATTGAACCGCAGTTTGAATCACGTGGCATCTATCAGATCTGTGCAGATTTAGCCGAGCGCTTAGGGGTGGGTGAAGCCTTTACTGAAGGCCGTGACCAAGAAGGTTGGTTACGCCATTTGTATGCCGAAACCTTAAAGCTGGATCCAACGCTGCCCGATTTCGAAACCGTGCGTAAACAAGGCATCGTGAAACGAAGCGATCCTAATGGTCACTATGTGGCTTATCAAGCCTTCCGTGAAGACCCAATAAACAACCCACTGAATACACCATCGGGTAAAGTGGAAATTTATTCGGAAGCCTTGGCTGAAATCGCGGCTGAGTGGGAATTACCTGAAGGTGATGTGATTCACCCACTGCCAATTTACGTGAGTACCTCTGAAGGTTGGGATTCACCAAAACGTTCAGAATTTCCACTTCAGTTAACGGGTTTTCATTATAAGGCGCGTTGTCACTCAACGTACGGCAATGTCGATATTTTGAAGCAAGCAGCACAGCAAGAAATGTGGATTAATCCGATGGATGCTGATCGTCGTGGTATTAAAAATGGCGACCGTATTCGTATTTTCAATGACCGTGGTGAAGTGCGTATCAACGCTAAAGTAACGCCTCGTATGATGCCTGGTGTGGTCGCGTTAGGTGAGGGTGCATGGTATGCGCCAGACGGTAAAAAGGTTGACCATAACGGTTCAATCAACGTTTTAACCTCTCAAAAACCAAGCCCTCTGGCTAAAGGTAACCCTCAACATACCAATCTAGTTGAAGTTCAACTAGTGAAAAAGGCGTAA
- a CDS encoding DMSO/selenate family reductase complex B subunit, with product MKQYGFYIDSSKCTGCKTCQLSCKDVKDLGVDRSFRRVYEYAGGNWVEENGTYRQDVFAYYTSIACNHCDEPACAKVCPSGAMHKRKEDGFVIVDEDVCIGCKHCANACPYGAPQFDAEQGHMTKCDGCYERVAEGLDPICVGSCPLRALEFGPIAELRKKYGTNADVAPLPSSLITKPNIVIKPNRHARPTNDTTGHLANPKEV from the coding sequence ATGAAACAATATGGTTTTTATATCGACTCGAGCAAATGTACAGGTTGTAAGACTTGTCAGCTTTCTTGTAAAGACGTGAAAGACTTAGGTGTCGACAGAAGCTTCCGCCGTGTATACGAATATGCTGGCGGTAATTGGGTAGAAGAAAACGGCACATACCGTCAAGATGTTTTTGCTTATTATACTTCTATTGCCTGTAACCACTGCGATGAACCAGCGTGTGCCAAAGTCTGTCCATCGGGTGCAATGCACAAACGCAAAGAAGACGGATTCGTTATTGTTGATGAAGACGTTTGTATAGGTTGTAAACACTGTGCCAATGCCTGTCCTTATGGCGCACCGCAATTTGATGCTGAACAAGGTCACATGACTAAGTGTGATGGTTGTTATGAACGCGTAGCGGAAGGTTTAGACCCGATTTGTGTGGGGTCTTGTCCACTGCGTGCGCTTGAATTTGGCCCAATTGCTGAATTGCGTAAAAAGTACGGAACCAATGCCGATGTTGCACCGCTTCCTTCTTCATTAATCACTAAGCCAAATATCGTGATCAAACCTAACCGTCATGCGCGTCCAACAAATGACACCACTGGTCACCTTGCGAATCCTAAGGAGGTTTAA
- a CDS encoding dimethyl sulfoxide reductase anchor subunit family protein, which produces MSYHELSLVLFTVLAQMAVGAYLIMSIANLVTNSRVDVKSRITRNMFFVWVVMGLGFVASSTHLGSPMRAMNALNQVGISWLSNEILTGSMFFAFGGLYWLLEVLDKGTEGVRKGLKVAGMVAGVAFMYSMVNVYLIDTVPTWNTPYTGWSFLLTMVVAGAIFASTLMHNAQFDDAKYTRGIQGLVVVAIIAMIVVTMSQMVALANIQSSVVAARDLVPNMAMLQGSRIVLLVAGAAIALFGINRIKGSVALPVVGLALVLVAELLGRNIFFNLHMTVGM; this is translated from the coding sequence ATGAGTTATCATGAATTGTCTTTGGTGCTATTTACAGTGCTGGCACAGATGGCGGTTGGCGCGTATTTAATCATGAGTATTGCTAACTTGGTGACAAATTCACGTGTTGATGTGAAAAGCAGAATTACCCGTAATATGTTTTTTGTGTGGGTCGTAATGGGCTTAGGCTTTGTTGCTTCTTCGACACACCTTGGTAGCCCAATGCGCGCAATGAATGCATTAAACCAAGTGGGTATAAGCTGGTTGTCCAATGAGATCCTGACAGGCTCAATGTTCTTTGCTTTTGGTGGCCTTTACTGGTTATTAGAAGTATTAGATAAAGGCACAGAAGGTGTACGTAAAGGCTTGAAAGTAGCCGGAATGGTGGCAGGTGTTGCCTTTATGTATTCAATGGTGAATGTGTATTTGATTGATACTGTTCCAACATGGAATACACCGTACACAGGCTGGTCTTTCTTACTGACTATGGTTGTTGCGGGTGCTATTTTTGCGTCAACCTTGATGCACAATGCGCAGTTTGATGATGCGAAATATACGCGTGGCATTCAAGGCTTAGTGGTAGTGGCGATTATTGCCATGATAGTAGTGACGATGTCACAAATGGTGGCATTAGCGAATATCCAATCCTCGGTCGTTGCCGCTCGTGATTTAGTGCCTAACATGGCAATGCTGCAAGGTAGCCGAATTGTACTGCTTGTTGCCGGTGCTGCGATTGCACTGTTTGGTATTAACCGCATCAAGGGAAGTGTTGCCTTGCCTGTTGTTGGTTTAGCGCTTGTGCTAGTGGCTGAATTACTTGGTCGTAATATTTTCTTTAATCTTCACATGACGGTAGGTATGTAA
- a CDS encoding TorD/DmsD family molecular chaperone, translated as MQNLTDTSTELSLDDVNTMSKIFGSLFYFPLTHENNQAIIDLIKGSDDLEHNGFADFVHAVASDTSDALNDDFFLLFEGGETMVAPPWGSVYLDKEQVVFGDSTVRLRQFLRANNIELNTGMREPEDQFGLMLFAISQLIEQSQAHQSQQNVSEVQQQVETLFTDHLLPWCIHYLSLVEKYSTTDTYQHLAVLVKEWCVAVQNAWQLTPLSLKVYR; from the coding sequence ATGCAGAATCTAACTGACACATCAACCGAATTAAGCCTTGATGATGTGAATACAATGAGCAAAATTTTTGGCTCATTATTTTATTTCCCACTTACTCATGAAAATAATCAAGCCATTATTGACCTGATCAAAGGCAGTGATGATTTAGAGCATAATGGCTTTGCAGATTTTGTTCACGCAGTAGCATCTGACACAAGTGATGCGCTCAATGATGACTTTTTCTTGTTGTTTGAAGGTGGAGAAACCATGGTTGCACCACCGTGGGGATCGGTTTATCTAGATAAAGAGCAAGTCGTTTTTGGTGATTCCACCGTACGGTTACGCCAGTTTTTAAGGGCAAACAACATTGAATTAAACACTGGGATGCGTGAGCCTGAAGATCAATTTGGCTTAATGCTGTTTGCGATTAGTCAATTGATTGAACAGTCTCAAGCGCATCAGTCTCAGCAGAACGTGTCTGAAGTACAACAACAAGTTGAAACCTTATTTACTGATCACCTTTTACCTTGGTGTATTCATTATTTGAGTCTGGTTGAAAAGTACTCAACAACAGACACTTATCAACATCTAGCTGTATTGGTGAAAGAGTGGTGTGTCGCGGTGCAAAATGCTTGGCAATTAACGCCGCTATCATTAAAGGTTTACCGTTAA
- a CDS encoding ferredoxin-type protein NapF yields MAEKDERYYKAYMEHKTISRRGLFRALTSGTKKASADASAADQDLVTEQLDASQVVRMVARPPGAIDEVLFQKICTGCSECESACPEKIIHIDGGLALLDVDYGYCSMCGECQKACPTGALHAKKPHDKQNDTELRPNFSSNCQNRLYGECELCAEQCPHQAISIATFSLPKLEQSKCDGCSRCKQACPFSVITMKLS; encoded by the coding sequence ATGGCAGAAAAGGACGAGCGTTATTACAAAGCCTATATGGAACACAAAACCATTAGTCGGCGTGGTTTGTTTCGTGCTTTAACGTCTGGAACCAAGAAGGCATCGGCTGACGCTTCAGCAGCCGATCAAGATCTGGTTACCGAGCAATTAGATGCAAGTCAAGTCGTCAGAATGGTAGCGCGTCCACCGGGTGCTATTGATGAAGTGCTTTTTCAGAAAATATGTACAGGGTGTTCTGAGTGTGAATCTGCCTGCCCAGAAAAAATCATTCATATTGACGGTGGTTTAGCGCTCTTAGACGTTGATTATGGTTATTGCAGCATGTGTGGGGAGTGCCAGAAAGCTTGCCCGACAGGGGCTTTGCACGCTAAGAAGCCACACGATAAACAAAATGACACCGAGCTTAGGCCCAATTTCAGTAGCAACTGCCAAAATCGCTTATATGGTGAGTGTGAGCTGTGTGCCGAGCAATGTCCACACCAAGCAATTTCTATTGCAACATTTAGCTTGCCTAAATTGGAACAATCAAAGTGTGATGGTTGCTCTCGCTGTAAACAAGCTTGTCCGTTTTCAGTGATAACTATGAAGCTGTCATAG
- a CDS encoding YbgA family protein, producing MGIPVGVSACVIGQKVRFDGGHKRNAFVEEQLVDYFDFQPVCPEVGIGLPVPRPTIRLMKTEQGDERLVGTKDTTKDFTKEMLIFSDKKIPSLNELRGYVVCAKSPTCGMERVKLYMENGNTIPGGTAGIFTRKLMEAMPWLPIEEDGRLQDPFLRENFVFRVFTLNDFYNCMGNEPTRAKLVKFHSRYKLVLMAHCPVAYKALGRMVAEIADWDLDEFYHSYRLQFMEAIKNRANRRNNTNVLMHLQGYFKRDLDKQQKKELADLIMDYRLGNMPLLAALTLINHHLQQNPDAYLQTQVFLNPYPQELKLRYAM from the coding sequence ATGGGTATTCCAGTTGGTGTAAGCGCATGTGTTATTGGTCAGAAAGTTCGTTTTGATGGCGGACATAAACGCAATGCCTTCGTTGAAGAGCAGCTAGTGGATTATTTCGACTTTCAGCCAGTTTGTCCTGAAGTGGGTATTGGTTTACCTGTGCCTCGTCCAACAATTCGTTTGATGAAAACGGAGCAGGGTGATGAACGCTTGGTTGGAACCAAAGATACGACCAAAGACTTCACTAAAGAAATGCTGATTTTTAGTGATAAGAAAATTCCAAGCCTCAATGAGCTCCGTGGTTACGTTGTGTGTGCAAAATCACCAACTTGCGGTATGGAGCGCGTCAAATTGTATATGGAAAATGGTAATACTATCCCCGGCGGTACAGCGGGTATTTTCACTCGTAAGCTGATGGAAGCTATGCCGTGGTTACCCATTGAAGAGGATGGTCGACTACAAGACCCGTTCTTGCGTGAAAACTTCGTATTTAGAGTGTTCACCCTGAATGATTTCTATAACTGTATGGGTAATGAACCCACACGTGCCAAGTTAGTGAAGTTCCACTCCCGTTATAAATTAGTCTTGATGGCACATTGCCCTGTAGCTTACAAAGCTCTTGGCCGTATGGTGGCTGAAATTGCAGATTGGGATCTTGACGAGTTTTATCATAGCTACCGTTTGCAATTCATGGAAGCCATTAAAAATAGAGCAAATCGCCGTAATAACACCAATGTATTAATGCACCTTCAAGGTTATTTCAAACGCGATCTTGATAAGCAGCAGAAAAAAGAATTAGCAGACCTGATCATGGATTATCGTCTTGGCAACATGCCATTACTGGCGGCTCTGACTCTCATTAATCACCACTTACAGCAAAATCCAGATGCTTACTTACAAACACAAGTTTTTCTAAATCCATATCCACAAGAGTTGAAACTACGCTATGCGATGTAA
- a CDS encoding MerR family transcriptional regulator, translating into MRCNTRAGGHQENDWHQVNRQYAISEVSEKTGVNTVTLRAWQRRYGLLNPTRTEKGHRLYSDSDIEKIQAILVWLDKGVSIGKVKPLLEQSPSNVVSAEALEITSDVLNGIDGFSKDWLEKTVLQLLKEYPLSVLEKQFFSPIQQHLNGLETPLSEAQRAFWLSLCRKCLISTEAQIKSKAKQLVLVMSFDDVYSYKLPLELLRVKQQGKRALLLENYQGHLLGLDKMLTQIGACSIVISGEKALPSKALNELSTWLTKVDIPIQITGTIKQIHPELSLLGSGSALANKSDTEVKA; encoded by the coding sequence ATGCGATGTAATACACGAGCGGGTGGCCATCAAGAGAATGATTGGCATCAAGTTAACCGTCAGTACGCTATTAGTGAAGTCTCTGAAAAGACGGGTGTAAATACGGTGACGTTAAGAGCGTGGCAAAGGCGCTACGGCTTACTTAACCCAACGCGAACGGAAAAAGGGCACCGTTTATATTCAGATAGCGATATTGAGAAAATTCAGGCCATTTTAGTCTGGCTTGATAAAGGGGTTTCTATTGGCAAAGTAAAACCGTTATTAGAACAATCGCCATCAAATGTTGTGAGTGCAGAGGCGCTAGAAATTACCTCTGATGTACTGAACGGTATTGATGGATTTAGTAAAGATTGGCTTGAAAAAACAGTGCTCCAACTCTTAAAAGAATATCCATTATCTGTGTTAGAAAAGCAGTTTTTTTCACCCATACAGCAGCACTTAAATGGATTGGAAACGCCACTTTCAGAAGCTCAGCGTGCGTTTTGGCTAAGCCTTTGTCGCAAATGTTTAATCTCGACAGAAGCGCAAATCAAGTCAAAAGCGAAACAGCTCGTGTTAGTCATGAGTTTTGATGACGTGTACAGCTACAAATTACCGCTGGAATTACTGAGGGTGAAGCAGCAGGGGAAAAGAGCGTTGTTGTTAGAGAACTACCAAGGACATTTACTGGGCTTAGATAAAATGCTCACTCAGATAGGCGCTTGTTCTATCGTTATTAGTGGAGAAAAAGCCCTGCCAAGTAAAGCGCTTAATGAGCTTTCTACTTGGTTAACAAAGGTGGATATCCCCATTCAAATTACAGGAACAATTAAGCAGATTCATCCTGAATTATCTTTGCTAGGTTCGGGGAGTGCTTTAGCGAACAAATCTGATACCGAGGTGAAGGCATGA
- the phrB gene encoding deoxyribodipyrimidine photo-lyase, producing MSKLVWFRSDLRVVDNTALRHACQYRQASESVIALYIATPMQWHEHNEAPIKIDFIHRRIVELKQSLAALNIPLIVKEVADFAAVPACILALAQEHQVNHVFCNKQYLVNENQRDLQVGEQLASQSIKLSVLDDDCIIEPGRVLNKQGDPFKVFTPFRKTWVSVYHDQVASRGVALVQPAPEAITDIDARDDDAIDDLHSPSAPHFSYPVTNSVDWAVDDEAIRQRLLTFCYEKAMDYHTNRDYPAIDGTSCLSPYLAIGALSLRQCFHTLMTEYPECLENPESGAFTWFNELVWREFYRHLMDAHPKLCREAPFHDWTKFVRWQNDENHLRAWQQGETGFPIVDAAMRQLKATGWMHNRLRMIVASFLTKDLLIHWQAGEQWFMSHLIDGDMASNNGGWQWAASTGTDAQPYFRVFNPTTQGQRFDPKGEFVRKWIKELKDVPDKFIHSPHLWLGAHTLSYPRPIVDHKQARLLAIETFKRANEQGKLQGSV from the coding sequence ATGAGCAAATTAGTCTGGTTCCGTAGTGATCTTCGTGTTGTTGATAACACGGCATTGCGACATGCATGCCAATATCGCCAAGCTTCTGAGTCAGTAATCGCACTTTATATTGCAACACCTATGCAGTGGCATGAACATAATGAAGCGCCGATAAAAATTGATTTTATTCATCGTCGCATAGTTGAACTTAAACAATCTTTAGCGGCATTGAATATTCCGTTAATTGTAAAAGAAGTCGCTGACTTTGCTGCCGTGCCAGCTTGCATCCTCGCACTCGCTCAGGAGCATCAGGTTAATCATGTGTTTTGTAATAAGCAGTATTTAGTCAATGAAAATCAGCGAGATTTACAAGTTGGTGAGCAACTTGCGTCACAATCTATCAAGCTAAGTGTGCTTGATGATGATTGCATTATTGAACCCGGGCGAGTGCTAAATAAACAGGGTGATCCGTTTAAAGTTTTTACGCCTTTTCGTAAAACATGGGTGAGTGTTTATCACGATCAAGTTGCTTCACGGGGAGTGGCACTTGTACAACCAGCCCCCGAAGCCATCACTGATATTGATGCTAGAGACGATGATGCTATAGACGACTTACATTCACCTAGCGCCCCACACTTTAGTTACCCCGTAACAAATAGTGTTGATTGGGCCGTGGATGATGAAGCGATTCGCCAGCGTTTACTGACATTTTGTTATGAAAAAGCCATGGATTACCACACTAACCGTGATTATCCCGCAATAGATGGCACGAGTTGTTTATCGCCTTATCTCGCGATAGGTGCGCTGTCTCTTCGTCAATGTTTTCACACGCTAATGACAGAATACCCTGAGTGTTTAGAAAACCCAGAGTCAGGGGCGTTTACTTGGTTTAACGAATTAGTATGGCGTGAGTTTTACCGCCACCTAATGGATGCGCACCCTAAATTATGTCGTGAAGCGCCTTTTCATGATTGGACTAAGTTTGTCCGTTGGCAAAACGATGAAAACCACTTACGTGCATGGCAACAAGGTGAAACTGGTTTTCCTATTGTGGATGCAGCAATGAGGCAGCTAAAAGCGACCGGATGGATGCATAACCGTCTTCGTATGATAGTCGCGAGTTTTCTTACCAAAGATTTGTTAATTCATTGGCAAGCTGGTGAGCAATGGTTCATGTCTCACCTGATCGACGGCGACATGGCATCGAATAATGGCGGGTGGCAATGGGCAGCTTCAACTGGCACAGATGCACAGCCATACTTTCGTGTATTTAATCCGACAACTCAAGGTCAACGTTTTGATCCAAAAGGTGAATTTGTTCGTAAATGGATAAAGGAATTGAAAGATGTTCCAGATAAATTCATTCACAGCCCACACCTTTGGCTAGGTGCACATACGCTGAGTTACCCCAGGCCAATAGTGGATCATAAACAAGCAAGATTGCTAGCGATTGAAACCTTTAAACGAGCCAATGAACAAGGGAAGTTACAGGGTAGCGTTTGA
- a CDS encoding nuclear transport factor 2 family protein, producing the protein MTQSVIDSSDQVLANFIAVYSQLGKDNLVDLEAIYHPNIVFEDPAHRIEGWDALHEYFAQLYSNITSCDFQIHHSLVDEKQAFVQWTMTFSHPDIEKGKPRTVEGCTRLELDNDKVVFHRDYFDLGEMIYEGVPLLGKVIRHIKTRLGQ; encoded by the coding sequence ATGACTCAAAGCGTTATAGATAGTTCTGACCAAGTATTAGCAAACTTTATTGCGGTATACAGTCAGTTAGGAAAAGACAATTTAGTCGATTTAGAGGCTATCTATCACCCTAACATTGTATTTGAAGATCCAGCCCACCGAATAGAAGGCTGGGATGCGCTCCATGAGTATTTTGCACAGCTTTATAGCAACATCACGAGTTGTGATTTTCAGATTCACCATTCGTTAGTGGATGAAAAACAAGCGTTTGTGCAGTGGACAATGACATTTTCGCATCCTGATATAGAGAAGGGAAAACCACGCACTGTTGAAGGTTGTACTCGGTTAGAGCTTGATAATGACAAGGTGGTCTTTCACCGTGACTATTTTGACCTGGGTGAAATGATTTATGAAGGCGTGCCGTTATTGGGCAAAGTGATCCGCCATATTAAGACGAGGTTAGGTCAATGA